A single genomic interval of Alistipes provencensis harbors:
- a CDS encoding SusC/RagA family TonB-linked outer membrane protein, producing the protein MKQTLRLFSFFVLTALLVSAVPAAAQSDEKITVRGTVKDASGMPLIGVSVVVVGTHVGANTDLKGEYKITAPEGAMLRFSYIGYEPQNIKVKRESRSGLRFVYDVVLKEQSTDIGQVVVTGFAKTEIRKNTGSVAVIEGKDLKTSPLEGVDKLLQGKLAGVSVQSVSGRPGEAAKIRIRGTSTITGNAEPLWVIDGVPMQKSLPTPPVSNSQIRSGDFSNIFATGVGGINPSDIESISVLKDAAAAAIYGSQAAGGVIVVTTKRGKAGPTHVNYSGTVSIQTRPTRSANLMNSREKLAWEQELWDEFSAKGYNAFLADGKSYYPVVGIVGMIRSGYGKYKGLSTAEQDAKIAELGSHTTDWFEELFRTTVSTSHYLSISGGNPKMAYYLSMGYGNDQGIVLKNSYDRYNFNGKIDVTPNKVISFGVSTDFSYQTSKSPSSNVDMFEYAYFANPYERPYNNDGSYRADETYFSQTEANGSYTVSLPDNGFNLMREINETSAKSTSGNFTLTGNTTVNITKDLRFVGLASFSYISDNSENINGKNTYAAWMDRPFENNTTTSKRTYGSIYQTSTYNTNYMLRGHFAYGHTFGEIHRLNVLAGAEISRNYAKTIFTKRYGYDPVTGNHSTPLYPASGSGSIIDYDKLVNFGKTLDNSSGQAITENAMASFYGTIDYILLNRYVFNASVRSDGSNNFGAKEQFNATWSAGFSWNIDEESWMKGKISDVISSMTLRLATGYTGGINKSVYPVVIMKYDTSFRVSDTDFYRMGTISNAPNPHLSWEKTWDVKAGLDIGFFKDRLRLQIEAYNRKGYDLVTSSRVNSAVGFITQGYNTSEQVNRGIELTLGATLLRYKDFSWNATVNASYNMNKLTKYVSPTGSIYGEYYVGYPQGMIITGKSTGIDPATGFYNYELRPDAKISEVADYRNMENYLFYVGTSVAPWTGGFNTSVRYKGLTLSVNGNFSLNAKVLNNIESPASYSKLDRNLSGVDKEPIPNSKYDLYVNHLNVVRDVTHRWTPDNPVTDGYPRLIDTYGGRLYDPNGNLIAQSLPSTSRVTRCLLLENVSYLKISSLTLLYDLPGSWVNKMHMQNCSVSFTVNNLATFTNYSGLDPETPGAVYPQCRSYSIGLSIGF; encoded by the coding sequence ATGAAGCAGACATTACGACTCTTTTCATTTTTTGTCCTGACAGCGTTGCTGGTATCCGCAGTTCCTGCGGCCGCCCAGAGTGATGAGAAAATCACAGTGCGGGGCACGGTTAAGGATGCGTCCGGAATGCCGCTCATCGGGGTTTCGGTCGTTGTCGTGGGCACGCATGTCGGGGCGAACACCGATCTCAAGGGAGAATACAAGATCACGGCTCCCGAAGGCGCCATGTTGCGCTTCAGCTATATCGGGTACGAGCCGCAGAATATCAAGGTCAAGCGCGAAAGCCGTTCAGGGCTGCGGTTCGTGTACGACGTCGTACTCAAGGAGCAGTCTACGGATATCGGTCAGGTTGTCGTGACGGGATTTGCCAAGACCGAGATTCGCAAAAACACCGGTTCGGTTGCCGTGATCGAGGGGAAGGACCTCAAGACTTCGCCGTTGGAAGGCGTCGACAAACTGTTGCAGGGCAAACTGGCCGGCGTAAGCGTCCAGTCTGTGTCAGGGCGTCCCGGAGAAGCTGCGAAGATTCGTATCCGGGGAACGAGCACCATCACGGGCAATGCCGAACCGCTGTGGGTTATCGACGGAGTTCCGATGCAGAAAAGCCTGCCGACGCCTCCGGTTTCGAACAGCCAGATCAGATCCGGTGATTTTTCAAACATCTTTGCCACGGGAGTCGGAGGAATCAATCCGAGCGATATCGAGTCGATCTCGGTGCTAAAGGATGCTGCGGCCGCCGCGATTTATGGTTCGCAGGCAGCAGGCGGTGTGATCGTCGTGACGACCAAGCGGGGAAAGGCGGGTCCTACGCACGTTAACTATTCCGGAACGGTTTCTATCCAGACGCGTCCCACACGTTCTGCCAACCTGATGAATTCGCGTGAAAAACTCGCTTGGGAGCAGGAATTATGGGACGAGTTTTCAGCCAAAGGTTATAATGCCTTTTTGGCAGACGGGAAAAGCTACTATCCGGTAGTGGGCATCGTGGGCATGATCCGCTCGGGATACGGAAAATATAAGGGATTGAGCACTGCTGAGCAGGATGCCAAGATTGCGGAACTGGGCAGCCATACGACCGACTGGTTCGAGGAGTTGTTCCGGACGACGGTTTCCACGAGCCATTACCTTTCGATTTCAGGCGGTAATCCCAAAATGGCCTATTACCTCTCGATGGGTTACGGCAACGATCAGGGTATCGTGCTGAAAAACTCGTACGACCGCTACAACTTCAACGGCAAGATCGACGTGACCCCCAATAAGGTTATCTCGTTCGGTGTCAGCACCGATTTTTCCTATCAGACGTCGAAATCTCCGTCGAGCAATGTGGATATGTTTGAGTACGCCTATTTCGCCAATCCGTACGAACGTCCTTACAATAATGATGGTTCATACCGGGCGGACGAGACCTATTTTTCCCAGACCGAGGCCAACGGAAGCTATACGGTTTCTCTCCCCGACAATGGGTTCAACCTGATGCGGGAGATCAATGAGACTTCCGCCAAGAGCACCAGCGGAAATTTCACGCTGACGGGCAACACGACGGTCAACATCACCAAGGATTTGCGCTTTGTCGGGCTCGCTTCATTCTCATATATCTCGGATAATAGCGAGAATATCAACGGCAAGAATACATATGCGGCATGGATGGACCGACCGTTCGAAAACAATACGACCACCTCGAAACGGACTTATGGATCCATTTACCAGACTTCGACATACAATACCAATTATATGCTGCGGGGTCATTTCGCCTATGGACATACTTTCGGCGAAATCCACCGGCTCAATGTGCTGGCCGGTGCCGAGATCAGCCGGAATTACGCCAAAACGATCTTCACGAAACGCTACGGATATGACCCCGTGACGGGCAACCATTCAACGCCGCTTTATCCTGCAAGCGGCAGCGGTTCGATTATCGATTACGATAAACTGGTCAACTTCGGAAAGACGCTCGACAATTCTTCCGGGCAGGCCATAACGGAGAATGCGATGGCGTCGTTTTATGGCACGATCGACTATATTTTACTCAACCGGTATGTCTTCAATGCTTCGGTCCGGTCCGACGGGTCGAACAATTTCGGAGCCAAAGAGCAATTCAATGCGACATGGTCGGCCGGTTTTTCTTGGAACATAGACGAAGAGTCGTGGATGAAAGGGAAGATTTCGGACGTAATCAGTTCGATGACCCTGCGTCTGGCGACCGGATATACGGGAGGAATCAACAAATCGGTCTATCCGGTGGTCATTATGAAATACGATACTTCGTTCCGGGTTTCCGATACGGATTTTTACCGTATGGGAACTATCTCGAACGCCCCTAACCCGCATTTGAGCTGGGAAAAGACTTGGGATGTCAAGGCCGGTCTCGACATCGGATTCTTCAAGGACCGCCTGCGGTTGCAGATCGAGGCGTACAATCGCAAAGGATACGATCTGGTGACCTCCTCCCGTGTGAATTCGGCGGTCGGGTTCATCACGCAGGGATACAACACGTCCGAGCAGGTGAACCGGGGTATCGAACTGACTTTGGGGGCTACGTTGCTGCGTTACAAGGACTTTTCTTGGAACGCGACGGTCAACGCCTCCTACAACATGAACAAACTGACCAAATACGTCTCTCCGACCGGAAGCATTTACGGCGAATATTATGTAGGATACCCTCAGGGCATGATCATTACCGGCAAGAGTACAGGTATCGATCCTGCAACGGGGTTCTATAATTATGAATTGCGGCCCGATGCAAAGATCAGCGAAGTGGCGGATTACCGGAACATGGAGAACTATCTTTTCTATGTAGGTACGTCGGTGGCTCCGTGGACGGGAGGATTCAATACCTCGGTGCGTTACAAGGGATTGACTCTCAGTGTGAACGGAAACTTCTCATTGAATGCGAAAGTTCTGAACAACATCGAGTCCCCGGCTTCCTACTCGAAACTCGACAGGAACCTTTCGGGGGTAGACAAAGAGCCGATTCCCAACTCGAAATACGATCTTTACGTCAACCACCTCAACGTCGTGCGGGACGTGACCCATCGTTGGACGCCCGACAATCCGGTTACGGACGGTTATCCCCGTCTGATCGACACCTACGGCGGTCGTCTTTACGATCCGAACGGCAATCTTATCGCGCAAAGCCTTCCGTCGACGTCGAGGGTCACGAGATGTCTGCTGTTGGAGAATGTCTCCTATTTGAAGATCAGTTCCCTGACGCTGCTTTACGATCTTCCGGGTTCGTGGGTGAACAAAATGCACATGCAAAACTGCAGCGTATCGTTTACGGTGAATAATCTGGCGACCTTCACCAACTATTCGGGACTGGACCCCGAAACTCCCGGCGCGGTCTATCCCCAATGCCGCTCCTACTCGATCGGACTTTCGATCGGCTTTTAA
- the gdhA gene encoding NADP-specific glutamate dehydrogenase, with protein sequence MNVTKLMTDLERRHPGESEYLQAVREVLMTVEESYNQHPEFEANRIAERIVEPDRIFTFKVVWTDDKGDVQVNLGYRVQFNNAIGPYKGGLRFHPSVNLSILKFLGFEQIFKNALTTLPMGGAKGGSDFNPKGKSDREVMRFCQAFMTELWRHIGPQTDVPAGDIGVGGREIGFLYGMYRKLAQENTGVLTGKGMTYGGSLIRPEATGFGAVYFLRQMLEKAGMDIKGQTIAISGFGNVAWGAATKATELGAKVVTISGPDGYIYDPDGLNAEKIAYMLELRASNNDVVEPYAKKFPNSKFYAGKKPWEVKVDIAMPCATQNELDGEDAKQLLANGVKVVAEVSNMGCRPEAIDAFIAAKIPYGPGKAVNAGGVATSGLEMTQNSQKLNWTAEEVDAKLHQIMSSIHHACVEYGTEKDGYLNYMKGANIAGFMKVAKSMVEQGIL encoded by the coding sequence ATGAACGTAACCAAATTAATGACCGATCTCGAGCGCAGGCACCCCGGTGAAAGCGAATACCTGCAGGCCGTGCGCGAAGTTCTCATGACCGTCGAGGAGAGTTACAACCAGCATCCGGAATTCGAAGCCAACCGCATCGCGGAGCGCATCGTGGAACCCGACCGCATCTTCACGTTCAAGGTGGTCTGGACCGACGACAAGGGCGACGTGCAGGTCAACCTCGGCTACCGGGTACAGTTCAACAATGCCATCGGCCCTTACAAGGGCGGACTGCGGTTCCACCCCTCGGTGAACCTCTCGATCCTGAAATTCCTCGGCTTCGAGCAGATTTTCAAGAACGCGCTCACGACGCTGCCGATGGGCGGCGCGAAGGGCGGTTCGGATTTCAACCCCAAAGGCAAGTCGGACCGCGAGGTGATGCGCTTCTGTCAGGCCTTCATGACCGAACTGTGGCGCCATATCGGTCCCCAGACGGACGTTCCGGCGGGCGACATCGGCGTCGGCGGCCGTGAGATCGGCTTCCTCTACGGCATGTACCGCAAGCTGGCTCAGGAAAACACGGGCGTGCTGACGGGCAAGGGCATGACCTACGGCGGATCGCTGATCCGTCCCGAGGCGACGGGCTTCGGTGCCGTCTATTTCCTGCGTCAGATGCTCGAAAAGGCCGGCATGGACATCAAGGGACAGACCATCGCCATCTCGGGCTTCGGCAACGTGGCATGGGGTGCGGCGACGAAAGCCACCGAGCTGGGCGCCAAGGTGGTGACCATTTCGGGCCCCGACGGCTATATCTACGATCCCGACGGCCTCAATGCCGAGAAGATCGCCTACATGCTGGAGCTGCGCGCGTCGAACAACGACGTGGTGGAACCCTATGCCAAGAAGTTCCCCAACTCGAAATTCTACGCCGGCAAGAAGCCGTGGGAGGTCAAGGTGGACATCGCCATGCCCTGTGCCACGCAGAACGAGCTGGACGGCGAGGATGCCAAGCAACTGCTGGCCAACGGCGTGAAGGTCGTGGCCGAGGTTTCGAACATGGGCTGCCGCCCGGAGGCTATCGACGCCTTTATCGCAGCGAAGATTCCCTACGGACCGGGCAAGGCCGTGAACGCCGGCGGCGTGGCTACGTCGGGTCTCGAAATGACGCAGAATTCGCAGAAACTCAACTGGACGGCCGAGGAGGTCGATGCCAAGCTGCACCAGATCATGTCGTCGATCCACCACGCCTGCGTGGAGTACGGTACGGAGAAGGACGGCTACCTCAACTACATGAAGGGCGCCAACATCGCCGGATTCATGAAGGTCGCCAAGTCGATGGTCGAACAGGGCATCCTGTAA
- a CDS encoding S9 family peptidase: MKRLLVFLMVWSLCPLCAQESYMARADRFSSDSLGDLIRNQSVSVQWIGKDCRWFHYTSDDADARRYWLVDTRTWRKRPLFDSFSMARQLAAYADSSRMPTPKELRLYGLEFDSSDPRGFTFDYNKYRLHYDGRSGELSEKPRKDASRGNLFSQGDYRRSYSADSSYYVSAVGHDLMLFRGDGTDSVRLTHTGERYHSFATGGSNDIKPEARGSAIGRWMGKSHYYLLVREDKREVEELTLVDNLARPRPKAKNYKFPMPGDKHVVQYDAWLVDADSLCIRQLDIARWPDQKVEVPRFSMITHTDRHAYFVRRSRTCDSVELCRVDFAAHRVKPIIREVCKPAQNDQQFNFHVLNDGRDILWWSERTGYGHYYLYDGDGRLQGAVTSGDYVAGKIERIDTLARAIVYEGYGREPGINPHYRFYYKTGFSGGEPTLLTPGNGDHSVALSPDGRFLTDTWSRMDRAPRHQICDMKGRSRIELESCDLSELYARGWKEPEVVEVLAADSVTRLYGVVYLPFDREPGRKYPIISNVYPGPHVDLVPQAFTLDDNYNQSLAQLGFVVINFAYRGSGPWRGRDFHTFGYGNLRDYALADDMAAIRQIAARYSCADIGRVGIYGHSGGGFMTVAAMLNHPEFYKVGVAASGNHDNNIYTQWWGETFHGVRQSRGKDGKPCFECRIPTNIELADRLAGRLMLITGDMDNNVHPASTFRLADALIRARKRFDMMVIPGADHGLGDKYYINLIRYYFTEHLLGLPQQDIDIVNHN, from the coding sequence ATGAAACGGCTGCTTGTATTTTTGATGGTATGGAGCTTGTGTCCGCTCTGTGCCCAAGAATCCTATATGGCGCGTGCCGACCGTTTTTCGTCGGATTCGCTCGGTGATCTGATCCGTAATCAATCCGTTTCGGTACAGTGGATCGGTAAAGACTGCCGCTGGTTTCATTATACGTCGGATGATGCCGATGCGCGTCGTTATTGGTTGGTCGATACCCGCACATGGCGTAAACGGCCATTGTTCGACAGCTTCTCAATGGCCCGGCAACTGGCCGCCTACGCCGATTCGTCGCGCATGCCGACTCCGAAAGAACTGAGGCTCTACGGCCTTGAGTTCGACTCTTCCGATCCCCGCGGTTTTACGTTCGATTACAACAAGTACCGGCTGCATTATGACGGCCGAAGCGGTGAATTGAGCGAAAAGCCCCGGAAGGATGCTTCCCGCGGAAATCTTTTTTCTCAGGGCGACTATCGGCGCAGCTACTCCGCCGACAGTTCGTATTACGTTTCGGCTGTCGGCCATGACCTGATGCTTTTTCGCGGGGATGGGACCGACAGCGTGCGGCTGACTCACACCGGGGAACGCTATCATTCGTTCGCCACCGGCGGAAGCAACGACATAAAGCCCGAGGCACGCGGTTCCGCCATCGGTCGTTGGATGGGAAAAAGCCATTACTATCTGTTGGTACGCGAAGACAAACGCGAGGTAGAGGAGCTCACGCTGGTCGATAACCTTGCCCGGCCGCGCCCCAAGGCCAAAAACTATAAATTCCCCATGCCCGGCGACAAGCATGTCGTGCAATACGACGCATGGCTCGTCGACGCCGACAGCCTGTGCATCCGGCAACTCGACATCGCCCGCTGGCCCGATCAGAAGGTCGAAGTTCCCCGGTTCAGCATGATTACGCATACGGACCGCCATGCTTATTTCGTTCGCCGCAGCCGTACATGCGACAGCGTGGAACTCTGTCGTGTCGATTTCGCGGCACACCGGGTCAAACCGATTATCCGGGAGGTGTGCAAACCGGCCCAAAACGATCAACAGTTCAATTTTCATGTCTTGAACGACGGCCGCGACATTCTCTGGTGGTCGGAGCGGACCGGTTATGGTCATTATTACCTGTATGATGGCGACGGGCGCCTGCAAGGAGCCGTGACGTCGGGTGACTATGTCGCCGGAAAGATCGAACGGATCGATACGCTCGCCCGTGCGATCGTCTACGAAGGTTACGGACGCGAACCGGGCATCAACCCGCATTACCGCTTCTATTATAAAACCGGATTCAGCGGAGGCGAACCGACTTTGCTTACGCCCGGGAACGGCGATCACTCGGTGGCGTTATCTCCCGACGGGCGTTTCCTGACGGATACATGGTCGCGGATGGATCGTGCGCCCCGCCATCAGATTTGCGATATGAAAGGCCGCAGCCGGATCGAACTGGAATCCTGCGACCTTTCGGAGCTCTATGCCCGGGGATGGAAAGAACCGGAAGTCGTTGAAGTGCTGGCTGCGGATTCCGTGACCCGACTCTACGGCGTCGTCTATCTGCCTTTCGACCGGGAACCCGGACGGAAATACCCGATCATCAGCAATGTCTATCCCGGACCGCACGTCGATCTGGTTCCGCAGGCCTTTACGCTGGATGACAATTATAATCAGTCGCTCGCGCAACTCGGCTTTGTGGTCATCAATTTCGCCTACCGGGGCAGCGGACCGTGGCGCGGACGCGATTTCCATACGTTCGGCTACGGAAATCTGCGTGATTATGCCTTGGCCGACGACATGGCCGCGATCCGGCAGATCGCAGCCCGTTATTCCTGTGCCGATATCGGCAGGGTAGGAATTTACGGCCACTCCGGAGGCGGTTTCATGACGGTTGCCGCCATGCTGAATCATCCCGAATTTTATAAGGTAGGGGTGGCCGCTTCGGGCAATCACGACAACAATATTTATACGCAGTGGTGGGGCGAAACATTCCATGGCGTGAGACAATCCCGGGGAAAGGACGGGAAACCATGTTTCGAGTGCCGTATCCCGACCAATATCGAACTGGCCGACCGGCTGGCCGGCCGACTGATGCTCATCACCGGAGATATGGACAACAATGTGCATCCGGCTTCCACGTTCCGGCTTGCCGATGCATTGATCCGGGCCCGTAAGCGTTTCGACATGATGGTCATTCCCGGGGCGGATCATGGACTGGGTGACAAGTATTATATAAATCTGATCCGCTACTACTTCACCGAACACCTGCTCGGGCTGCCTCAGCAGGATATAGACATTGTCAATCATAACTAA
- a CDS encoding RagB/SusD family nutrient uptake outer membrane protein, whose translation MKKTIIAFVFLLSFASCNRYLDIKPYGQTIPETAEEFSALLHAQLDEIDYGEETVIGDGSTVADLECYADNLAANLTQYPGGGYIPLYIGENLSAKQTMYMNLYEVIRNCNIIIGNLEERDSRLGMDVLGTAYILRGICYYDLLRNFCQACNPDNPGPGVPLVTEFDMEAKPTRSTYARTVERIEEDLNKAIEYDIQDKIYRFNSDVAKGYLARLYFWTQQYELAAQYASELLEKYPLLDPEPYKKMMGEQLTKSGNMIFKAQIYAGTSESTALTSLKGYLKNRPCSRQFYDLFAEKDRDVRFAISMDSKRLAVKNLLSCLRSAELQLILAESYYHCDEPEKALAALNELRRRRITNVTPYTVQTLPAVNPADLIQTDAKGNALTPLLYAILCERRKELFFEGDRWYELKRNGCPEFWVAKQGLKFTVYSWMYTFPLYAPDIQLVEGLEQNPGYDRME comes from the coding sequence ATGAAAAAGACGATTATAGCATTTGTATTCTTGTTGTCATTCGCATCGTGCAACAGGTATTTGGACATAAAGCCCTACGGACAGACTATCCCGGAAACTGCCGAGGAATTCTCCGCATTGCTCCATGCGCAACTCGACGAGATTGACTATGGGGAAGAAACCGTAATCGGCGACGGATCGACCGTGGCGGATTTGGAGTGTTATGCGGATAATCTGGCTGCCAATCTGACCCAATATCCCGGAGGAGGTTATATCCCGCTCTATATAGGCGAGAATCTTTCCGCGAAGCAGACTATGTACATGAACCTCTATGAGGTGATTCGCAACTGCAATATCATCATCGGCAACCTCGAAGAGCGTGACAGCCGGCTCGGTATGGATGTACTCGGTACGGCCTATATCCTTCGCGGGATCTGCTATTACGATCTGTTGCGAAATTTCTGTCAGGCTTGCAATCCGGACAATCCGGGTCCCGGCGTTCCGCTGGTTACGGAGTTCGATATGGAGGCGAAGCCGACCCGCAGCACCTATGCCCGAACCGTCGAACGGATTGAGGAGGATTTGAACAAGGCGATCGAATACGATATTCAGGATAAGATCTATCGCTTCAACTCCGATGTTGCCAAAGGCTATCTGGCCCGGCTCTATTTCTGGACGCAGCAATACGAACTGGCCGCTCAGTACGCTTCGGAACTGTTGGAAAAATATCCTTTGCTTGACCCGGAGCCCTATAAGAAGATGATGGGGGAACAGTTGACCAAAAGCGGAAACATGATCTTCAAAGCGCAGATTTATGCAGGTACCTCCGAGTCCACGGCATTGACGTCTCTGAAAGGTTATCTGAAAAACAGACCCTGTTCCCGCCAGTTCTACGATCTTTTCGCGGAAAAGGACCGGGATGTCCGGTTCGCAATATCCATGGATAGTAAAAGATTGGCGGTGAAGAATCTGCTCTCCTGTCTGCGCAGCGCCGAACTGCAGTTGATTCTGGCGGAAAGCTATTACCATTGCGATGAACCCGAAAAAGCCCTTGCCGCATTGAATGAATTGCGTCGCAGACGCATTACGAACGTTACGCCCTATACGGTGCAGACGTTGCCGGCCGTCAATCCGGCCGATCTGATTCAGACGGACGCCAAGGGGAACGCCCTGACTCCGTTATTGTACGCCATCCTGTGTGAGCGCCGCAAGGAGCTTTTCTTCGAGGGGGATCGCTGGTATGAACTGAAACGCAACGGATGTCCTGAGTTCTGGGTTGCCAAACAGGGGTTGAAATTCACCGTTTACTCATGGATGTACACGTTCCCCCTGTATGCTCCCGACATTCAGTTGGTCGAAGGGCTGGAGCAGAATCCGGGATATGACAGAATGGAATAA